From Myxococcales bacterium, a single genomic window includes:
- a CDS encoding glutathione S-transferase family protein → MKLYFHPVSTASRPVVLFCTEANIAYEPVVVDLMTGAHHQEPFISLNPSGLVPFLDDDGFRLSESSAMLKYLAEKFDSPAYPKDLKARARVNEVMDWFNTQQYRELGYNLVYPQLFPHHKREPETAQMATIERGKEKAEHWLKVLDQHVIGNHKFLCGDEITIADYFGAEILAVGDLVGVSLARFPNVDRWMKTMRALPSWNKVNEASDGFAASLKEKKFVTISA, encoded by the coding sequence ATGAAGCTGTATTTCCATCCGGTGTCCACTGCATCGCGTCCGGTCGTGTTGTTCTGCACCGAGGCCAACATCGCTTACGAACCCGTCGTCGTCGACCTCATGACGGGCGCTCACCATCAAGAGCCCTTCATCAGCCTGAACCCCAGCGGCTTGGTCCCGTTCCTGGACGATGACGGTTTCCGCCTGAGCGAGTCGTCGGCGATGCTCAAGTATCTGGCCGAGAAGTTCGACTCACCGGCTTACCCGAAGGACCTCAAGGCTCGCGCACGCGTCAACGAGGTCATGGACTGGTTCAACACTCAGCAGTACCGCGAGCTGGGATACAACCTGGTTTACCCGCAGTTGTTCCCTCACCACAAGCGCGAGCCCGAGACCGCGCAGATGGCCACCATCGAGCGAGGCAAGGAGAAAGCGGAACACTGGCTCAAGGTGCTCGACCAACACGTGATCGGGAATCACAAGTTCCTGTGCGGCGACGAGATCACCATCGCCGACTATTTTGGCGCTGAGATCCTCGCTGTGGGCGACTTGGTCGGTGTCAGCCTTGCGCGCTTCCCCAACGTCGATCGCTGGATGAAGACGATGCGGGCACTACCGAGCTGGAACAAGGTCAACGAGGCCAGCGACGGCTTCGCGGCCTCGCTCAAAGAGAAGAAGTTCGTCACTATCTCGGCGTGA
- a CDS encoding AMP-binding protein: MTAFPETIPELFAWRAAQPSATWLFYESDCWTYGDVADLVDRVAVGLAERGVVHGDRIAILLPNHPRALFTWFAANRLGAIACFVNPAQTPFEVAAFLRLARPRVLVADEHEALAEVASAALPDGARPIIASTAELGQRGRGAPEVAVTPDDVAVLIATSGTTGAPKAVAQTHRTYTLTAEAFPAWLGLDASDRLLVALPLFHINAQAYSTLGALGAGASLALVPKFSASRFFKEAKRLAATQVNAVGAMVHILAAAEARPSDRDHQLRTLYAALALPEAQHRAFEDRFGLRMLVGYGMSETTFGTIWPRELPPRYGSMGTLRQHPRLGEINRARVVRADGTDAADGEAGELWLQNPGSLREYFGSSAETALTLAGGWLHTGDLVRRDADGFFTFVARMKELIRRRGENISAAEIELAMLAHPSVGQAAAIAAPSALGEDEIVAYVAARAGATLDPEALRDFLRTRLAEHKLPSVIHVRASLPRTATERIAKHLLK, from the coding sequence GTGACGGCTTTTCCGGAGACCATCCCGGAGCTCTTCGCGTGGCGGGCGGCCCAGCCGTCCGCCACGTGGCTTTTCTACGAGAGCGACTGCTGGACCTACGGCGACGTCGCAGATCTGGTCGACCGTGTGGCCGTCGGGCTCGCCGAGCGTGGTGTCGTGCACGGCGATCGCATCGCGATCCTGCTCCCAAATCACCCGCGGGCGCTGTTCACGTGGTTCGCCGCGAACCGTCTCGGCGCGATCGCCTGTTTCGTGAACCCCGCCCAAACGCCCTTCGAGGTTGCCGCGTTCCTCCGGCTCGCCCGGCCCCGTGTGCTGGTCGCGGACGAACACGAAGCGCTGGCCGAAGTTGCCAGCGCGGCGCTCCCGGACGGAGCGCGCCCCATCATCGCGAGCACGGCGGAGCTCGGGCAGAGAGGCAGAGGGGCACCCGAGGTCGCCGTTACTCCCGACGACGTGGCGGTGCTGATCGCAACCTCCGGCACCACTGGAGCGCCGAAGGCCGTAGCCCAGACCCACCGGACCTACACCCTCACGGCCGAGGCCTTCCCAGCATGGCTCGGTCTCGATGCAAGCGACCGCCTTCTGGTCGCACTGCCGCTCTTTCACATCAACGCGCAGGCGTACTCTACGCTGGGAGCGCTGGGCGCAGGCGCGAGCCTGGCGCTCGTCCCCAAGTTTTCGGCGTCGCGCTTCTTCAAAGAAGCCAAGCGCCTCGCTGCGACACAGGTCAACGCGGTGGGCGCAATGGTTCATATCCTCGCCGCCGCGGAGGCGCGCCCGAGCGATCGCGATCACCAGCTCCGCACCTTGTACGCCGCGCTCGCCCTTCCCGAGGCGCAGCATCGTGCCTTCGAAGACCGTTTCGGCCTGCGCATGCTCGTCGGTTACGGAATGTCCGAAACCACGTTCGGTACGATCTGGCCGCGGGAGCTCCCGCCTCGCTACGGCAGCATGGGCACGCTGCGACAGCACCCGCGCCTCGGCGAGATCAACCGGGCGCGCGTGGTTCGCGCGGATGGCACCGACGCCGCGGACGGCGAGGCGGGCGAGCTCTGGCTCCAGAACCCGGGCAGCCTGCGCGAATACTTCGGTTCGAGCGCAGAGACGGCGCTCACCTTGGCCGGCGGTTGGCTGCACACGGGCGACCTCGTGCGCCGAGACGCCGACGGGTTCTTCACGTTCGTGGCCCGCATGAAAGAACTCATCCGCCGCCGAGGGGAGAACATCTCCGCCGCAGAGATCGAGCTCGCGATGCTTGCTCACCCTTCTGTCGGGCAAGCAGCCGCGATTGCGGCGCCGTCAGCTTTGGGCGAGGACGAGATCGTCGCGTACGTTGCAGCGCGCGCCGGCGCCACGCTGGACCCGGAAGCCCTGAGGGACTTTCTGCGGACGCGCCTGGCCGAGCACAAGCTCCCCAGCGTCATCCACGTGCGCGCCAGCCTTCCGAGAACCGCCACCGAGCGCATCGCGAAGCACCTGTTGAAGTGA
- a CDS encoding OsmC family protein — protein MSEHRASVHWQSNDDGFASGKYSRVHRWRFDGGVEVLASPSPAVVKPPFSDPAGVDPEEAFVAAIASCHLLTFLYLAQRRGLIVTEYTDEAVGFMTKNPQGVPWVSRVELRPVIGFSTVPDAATLAELHHRAHEQCFIANSVKTEIVVVG, from the coding sequence ATGAGTGAGCATCGCGCAAGCGTCCACTGGCAGAGCAACGACGATGGGTTTGCCTCAGGCAAGTACTCTCGTGTGCATCGCTGGCGCTTCGACGGCGGCGTGGAAGTCTTGGCCTCACCGAGCCCGGCAGTGGTGAAGCCACCGTTCTCGGATCCGGCCGGTGTCGATCCGGAAGAGGCGTTCGTCGCAGCCATCGCCAGTTGCCACCTGCTCACGTTCCTCTACCTTGCCCAGCGGCGAGGGCTCATCGTGACCGAGTACACCGACGAAGCCGTGGGCTTCATGACCAAGAACCCACAGGGTGTTCCGTGGGTCAGCCGGGTCGAGCTCCGGCCGGTGATCGGATTTTCGACCGTACCCGACGCCGCGACGCTCGCGGAGCTTCATCACCGGGCGCACGAGCAGTGTTTCATCGCCAACTCGGTGAAGACCGAGATTGTCGTCGTTGGCTGA
- a CDS encoding LysR family transcriptional regulator codes for MFRLLSSRDMDWDDLRHFLALARTETLARAAQRLQINATTVSRRMGALEEQLGLRLFDRTPDGWLLTPEGRELLPSAERMEAEALAVERQLLGADQRAAGGVRVSVTEMIGTRFIAPHLPRLAERHPDITLELSCTSRSVSLARREADIALRLARPREQRIVIRRLTTIPLALYASRDYVEQNGLPDLDATGLSGHAVILFADAPAFALENAWFDARRTGARIVLRSDSVSSIFSATVAGLGMALLPRAVAESDAALVPVPSDTTPTPRVIWQAVHEDLMKSARIRAVLDFLAEVLKAVDADIPPTDDGTPA; via the coding sequence ATGTTTCGCCTATTGTCGAGCCGCGACATGGACTGGGACGACCTCAGGCATTTTCTGGCCCTGGCCCGCACGGAGACGCTGGCCCGCGCCGCCCAGCGCCTGCAGATCAATGCGACCACCGTCAGCCGGCGCATGGGTGCGCTCGAAGAGCAGCTCGGCCTCCGGCTCTTCGACCGCACGCCGGATGGCTGGCTGCTCACACCGGAGGGTCGCGAGCTCTTGCCGAGCGCGGAGCGCATGGAAGCCGAGGCGCTGGCGGTGGAGCGTCAGCTACTCGGTGCTGATCAGCGGGCGGCGGGAGGAGTGCGGGTGAGCGTCACGGAGATGATCGGCACGCGGTTCATCGCGCCGCACCTGCCCCGGCTCGCGGAGCGCCACCCGGACATCACGCTCGAGCTCTCGTGCACCTCGCGCAGCGTCAGCCTGGCGCGCAGGGAAGCCGACATTGCGTTGCGCTTGGCCCGCCCACGGGAACAGCGCATCGTGATTCGGCGACTGACGACGATCCCTCTCGCGCTGTATGCCTCGCGAGACTACGTGGAGCAGAACGGCCTGCCGGACCTCGACGCCACAGGGCTCAGCGGCCACGCGGTGATCCTGTTCGCCGACGCCCCGGCGTTCGCGCTCGAGAACGCCTGGTTCGACGCGCGCCGGACGGGTGCGCGGATCGTGCTGCGGAGTGACAGTGTCAGCTCGATCTTCAGCGCGACCGTCGCAGGGCTCGGCATGGCTCTCTTGCCCCGTGCGGTGGCGGAGTCCGACGCCGCGCTCGTTCCGGTGCCGAGCGACACGACCCCGACACCCCGGGTGATCTGGCAGGCGGTGCACGAGGACCTGATGAAGTCGGCCCGCATTCGGGCGGTCCTCGATTTTCTGGCGGAGGTCCTCAAGGCCGTCGACGCCGACATCCCCCCGACCGATGACGGGACTCCGGCATGA
- a CDS encoding alpha/beta fold hydrolase produces MIEPEHIATGGRPLTLTADDGWKLGATLFEARSAKTTVVIHAGTAVPQRFYLRFAAHLARRGHQVLTYDYRGVGASRPDTLRGFDATMSDWGNLDAPAAHRAARQHAGSKPVVSLGHSFGGQLVGLSDEVHDVAFAFFVGAQLGWVGHWPLFEQLRLRAIWGGAVPALTAAFGYLPGRAGLGVDLPSGVARQWAEWATHPDYLAGHVPDAAARFARFRAPAVLYSFTDDDYAPRAAVDRFRSRLLSSDVTHRRLAPADAGLTSIGHFGFFRAGAEDSLWREAVTILDAVAEARPLPVASSSPHAWKLEASDIRADLEYGRD; encoded by the coding sequence ATGATCGAACCGGAACACATCGCGACTGGCGGCCGACCCCTGACCCTGACCGCCGACGACGGCTGGAAGCTGGGCGCGACCCTCTTCGAGGCGCGCTCTGCAAAGACCACGGTGGTGATTCACGCGGGGACGGCCGTGCCGCAGCGGTTCTACCTGCGCTTTGCCGCGCATTTAGCTCGGCGTGGGCACCAGGTGTTGACCTACGACTACCGCGGGGTCGGTGCATCACGGCCCGACACGTTGCGCGGGTTCGACGCCACCATGTCCGACTGGGGAAACCTCGACGCGCCCGCCGCCCATCGAGCCGCAAGACAGCACGCCGGGTCAAAGCCGGTCGTCTCCCTGGGTCACAGCTTCGGTGGCCAGCTGGTGGGTCTGAGCGACGAGGTTCACGACGTGGCGTTCGCGTTCTTCGTGGGAGCACAGCTGGGCTGGGTTGGACACTGGCCGTTGTTCGAACAGCTCCGCCTGCGCGCGATCTGGGGTGGCGCGGTCCCGGCGTTGACGGCTGCGTTCGGCTACCTGCCCGGGCGTGCGGGCCTGGGCGTCGACCTACCAAGCGGCGTCGCGCGGCAATGGGCGGAGTGGGCAACCCATCCTGACTACCTCGCGGGGCACGTCCCCGACGCCGCCGCGCGCTTCGCACGCTTTCGAGCGCCGGCCGTCTTGTACTCGTTCACCGACGACGACTACGCGCCCCGAGCTGCAGTCGACCGCTTCCGCAGTCGTCTGCTCTCGTCGGACGTCACTCACCGCCGTCTGGCACCCGCCGATGCTGGACTCACCAGCATCGGGCACTTCGGATTCTTCCGAGCGGGAGCGGAGGACAGCCTGTGGCGTGAGGCCGTGACGATCCTGGACGCCGTTGCAGAAGCTCGCCCGCTGCCGGTCGCGAGCTCCAGTCCCCACGCATGGAAGCTCGAGGCTTCGGATATCCGTGCCGATCTCGAATACGGGCGGGACTGA
- a CDS encoding protein kinase produces MQPPEVLPMGAVLAERYEVQGILGRGGMGAVYRVHDRVLGESVALKTLLIRGAETEEARFQREVRLARRITHKNAARTYDIGSCHGTWFLTMELVEGQSVGQLVRARGRLSLGEVADIGAQICDGLHAAHVAGVIHRDLKPSNVIVEESGRAVILDFGIARAADDEKLTQGALGTPAYMAPEQLCEGALDERTDLYALGLVLHHVLAGRQPSWGGGRGDVLARLQGVPAELDLGGQPPRLVELVAKLLSPAPRDRPASAEVVATLLRGFLSAEATHAEATVSFGVTPSAAPGNTGTAAPFAPLPDSGRVLAVLPFRERGEVVADLGEEIGEELIDVLTRARGLRVLSNRATMKFDSSFDSGEVGRQLGADLIVDGSVQRRGDVLRVTVRLVDVATGVQLWSERFDGALVDVYAFQEEVGHRIAEALRVEIEIAESRGQASSEAIELYLAGRRAFRTMSGDALSTLTEAVKKAPGFGPALAARALAAASRRFAGTVETQAQDNAVVEEALAAALEGAPGFAETQLAAGIAASQAGDYTSAAAHLRRALILAPTAASAQEYLGHLQCEAGRTEEGKRRLTAAMKLDPLLTVAPVDLARYFALRGLTEDYDRMLSLAQTRSVGRNVTITQLRIRVAAWRGDREELARQREVVAPDPHAALRFLKTYCDCALSPDAYAATSHHLDEIMSQFQTQRFFTYAKQLAAEIAGLNQDKRGALRHLEDAAKSALVDLDWLEHCPALASVRELAEFDVVVATVRESARAIWTI; encoded by the coding sequence ATGCAGCCGCCCGAAGTCCTCCCGATGGGCGCCGTGCTGGCGGAGCGCTATGAAGTGCAGGGGATCCTCGGACGCGGCGGCATGGGTGCCGTCTATCGCGTGCACGACAGGGTGCTTGGCGAGAGCGTCGCGCTGAAGACGCTCCTCATCCGAGGCGCCGAGACCGAAGAGGCCCGATTTCAGCGCGAGGTGCGGCTGGCGCGCCGTATCACTCACAAGAACGCGGCTCGCACCTACGACATCGGGAGCTGTCACGGCACCTGGTTCCTGACCATGGAGCTCGTCGAGGGGCAAAGTGTCGGTCAGCTGGTGAGAGCACGCGGGAGGCTGTCTCTCGGAGAGGTCGCGGACATCGGCGCTCAGATCTGCGATGGTCTCCACGCAGCTCACGTGGCCGGGGTGATCCACCGCGACTTGAAGCCATCCAACGTGATCGTGGAGGAGAGCGGACGCGCCGTCATCCTGGACTTCGGCATCGCGCGGGCGGCAGACGACGAAAAGCTCACGCAGGGCGCGCTGGGCACTCCGGCTTACATGGCTCCAGAGCAGCTCTGCGAGGGTGCGCTCGACGAGCGTACGGATCTCTACGCTCTCGGCCTTGTGCTGCACCACGTGTTGGCCGGCCGGCAACCGAGCTGGGGAGGGGGGCGCGGTGACGTGCTCGCCCGCCTCCAGGGCGTGCCCGCGGAGCTCGACCTGGGCGGTCAGCCGCCCCGGCTCGTCGAGCTCGTTGCCAAGCTCCTCTCGCCCGCGCCAAGGGACCGGCCCGCGTCGGCTGAAGTGGTGGCGACGCTGCTTCGCGGGTTCCTCTCCGCGGAGGCGACCCACGCCGAAGCAACGGTGAGCTTCGGCGTCACACCGTCCGCGGCTCCGGGAAACACAGGCACCGCGGCGCCCTTTGCCCCTTTGCCGGACAGCGGGCGTGTGCTTGCGGTGCTCCCGTTCCGCGAGCGCGGCGAAGTGGTGGCGGATTTGGGCGAGGAAATTGGCGAGGAGTTGATCGACGTGCTCACTCGCGCTCGTGGCCTTCGCGTCCTCTCCAACCGCGCCACCATGAAGTTCGATTCTTCTTTCGATTCGGGCGAGGTGGGTCGCCAGCTTGGTGCGGATCTCATTGTCGATGGAAGCGTGCAGCGCCGGGGCGACGTGCTGCGAGTCACCGTGCGTTTGGTGGATGTAGCCACCGGAGTCCAACTCTGGTCCGAGCGCTTCGACGGCGCGTTGGTCGATGTGTACGCGTTCCAAGAGGAGGTAGGGCATCGGATCGCGGAGGCACTCCGGGTGGAGATCGAAATAGCCGAATCGAGAGGCCAAGCCTCCTCCGAGGCCATCGAGCTCTACCTGGCCGGCCGCCGAGCGTTTCGCACCATGTCCGGCGACGCGCTCTCGACCTTGACGGAGGCGGTGAAGAAAGCACCTGGGTTCGGGCCAGCGCTCGCGGCCCGCGCGCTCGCCGCCGCCAGTCGGCGATTTGCCGGGACCGTCGAGACCCAGGCGCAGGACAACGCGGTCGTCGAGGAAGCACTGGCCGCGGCCCTCGAGGGCGCTCCGGGTTTCGCCGAGACCCAGCTCGCGGCGGGGATCGCTGCGTCGCAGGCGGGCGACTACACCTCCGCAGCGGCACACCTCCGTCGCGCCCTGATCCTCGCGCCGACTGCCGCGAGCGCCCAGGAATACCTGGGGCATTTGCAGTGCGAAGCAGGTCGAACCGAAGAGGGTAAACGTCGGCTCACCGCCGCCATGAAGCTAGACCCCTTGCTGACCGTGGCGCCGGTGGATCTTGCGCGGTACTTCGCGCTGCGCGGCTTGACGGAAGACTACGATCGGATGCTGTCGCTCGCTCAGACGCGGTCGGTGGGGCGGAATGTAACGATCACGCAGCTCCGGATTCGGGTGGCGGCCTGGCGGGGGGACCGCGAGGAACTGGCCAGGCAACGCGAGGTCGTGGCCCCCGACCCGCACGCCGCCTTGCGCTTCTTGAAGACCTATTGTGACTGCGCGCTCTCGCCCGACGCCTACGCTGCGACCAGTCATCACCTGGACGAAATCATGTCGCAGTTCCAGACTCAGCGGTTCTTCACCTACGCCAAGCAGCTGGCGGCCGAAATCGCTGGGCTCAATCAGGACAAACGCGGCGCGTTGAGGCATCTGGAAGACGCCGCCAAATCGGCGCTGGTCGATCTCGACTGGCTCGAGCATTGCCCGGCTCTTGCTAGCGTGCGCGAGCTCGCCGAATTCGATGTCGTCGTCGCCACGGTCCGGGAGAGCGCGCGCGCGATTTGGACCATCTGA
- a CDS encoding peptidase M1 produces the protein MPRVIRLMLLGILLTACSSTPRDDGPSDTPSERGPIGKADSAGSCKTATATSCGGRSTSGACYCDASCTEYGDCCNDAKSVCGIGTAKPQFGYDLVSTALDVDLSKRTARATLRVNDAGQNGVSFEAKGLVINQVEAASGPLSFEIVDGRLDVALPPSTAPTDVTVDYTFTKQSSFDGLLAGGSTFVWPYFCGNLFPCKSDPSDGMRFDLNVHGAPSGQSVVFPKQVTADGPSYMLAWATGKYSHKDLGTTTAGTKVSVYYLPGDEAVVDKGTASLTKGFDWYEKTLGAYSFGEEVASVSVTWGPGAYGGMEHHPFWHVGRDSMGDKTTHLHEAAHGWFGDGVRLACWEDFVLSEGTVSYLTARAAGSAEGATAETAVWKDYEQDLENAVAERDHVAWPTTCNEVDILKDLFTSVPYMKGAFFYRAVAKQVGVDVLDQVIGKFYLAHVGKAARMQEMLDLIKAETGFDPAPLAKVWLRQKGIPAH, from the coding sequence ATGCCTCGGGTCATCCGGCTGATGCTGCTCGGTATCCTGCTCACCGCCTGTTCGTCGACTCCGCGCGACGACGGCCCGTCCGACACTCCATCCGAGCGGGGGCCCATCGGAAAAGCCGATAGCGCCGGAAGCTGCAAGACGGCAACGGCGACCTCGTGCGGAGGGCGAAGCACCAGCGGCGCCTGTTACTGCGATGCAAGCTGTACGGAGTACGGAGACTGTTGCAACGACGCCAAGTCCGTCTGTGGCATTGGAACCGCGAAGCCGCAGTTCGGTTACGACCTCGTGTCGACAGCGCTCGACGTCGACCTTTCGAAGCGTACCGCCCGCGCGACTCTGCGAGTGAACGACGCTGGCCAGAACGGTGTTTCATTCGAGGCCAAGGGGCTCGTGATCAATCAGGTGGAGGCCGCGTCCGGTCCGTTGTCTTTCGAGATCGTGGACGGACGCCTGGATGTGGCGCTGCCCCCGTCGACCGCGCCCACCGATGTCACGGTCGACTACACTTTCACCAAACAGTCCAGCTTCGACGGGCTGCTCGCCGGAGGCTCGACCTTCGTCTGGCCCTATTTCTGCGGCAACCTGTTCCCGTGCAAGAGCGACCCATCGGATGGGATGCGCTTCGACCTGAACGTGCACGGCGCGCCGAGCGGGCAGTCCGTGGTGTTCCCGAAGCAGGTGACCGCCGATGGCCCGTCCTACATGCTCGCGTGGGCCACGGGAAAATACAGCCACAAAGACCTCGGCACGACGACGGCGGGCACGAAGGTCTCCGTCTACTACCTGCCGGGCGACGAGGCGGTGGTCGACAAGGGAACCGCCTCACTCACCAAGGGCTTCGACTGGTACGAAAAGACCCTCGGCGCGTACAGCTTCGGTGAAGAAGTCGCGTCCGTCTCGGTCACCTGGGGCCCGGGGGCCTACGGAGGCATGGAACACCACCCGTTTTGGCACGTCGGCCGCGACTCGATGGGCGACAAGACCACCCACTTGCACGAGGCCGCTCACGGCTGGTTTGGCGATGGTGTGCGTCTGGCCTGCTGGGAAGACTTCGTGCTGAGTGAGGGCACCGTGAGCTATCTCACCGCTCGCGCTGCCGGCTCGGCCGAGGGCGCGACCGCCGAGACCGCCGTGTGGAAGGACTACGAGCAGGACCTCGAGAACGCCGTGGCGGAACGGGACCACGTGGCCTGGCCGACGACGTGCAACGAGGTGGACATCCTGAAGGACCTCTTCACGTCGGTTCCGTACATGAAGGGAGCGTTCTTCTACCGCGCCGTGGCGAAGCAGGTCGGCGTCGACGTGCTGGACCAGGTGATAGGCAAGTTCTACCTCGCGCACGTGGGCAAGGCGGCGCGGATGCAGGAGATGCTCGATCTGATCAAGGCAGAAACCGGCTTCGATCCCGCTCCGCTCGCCAAGGTGTGGTTGCGGCAGAAGGGGATCCCGGCGCACTGA